In one Perca fluviatilis chromosome 7, GENO_Pfluv_1.0, whole genome shotgun sequence genomic region, the following are encoded:
- the slc2a3b gene encoding solute carrier family 2, facilitated glucose transporter member 1, which yields MERMEGDKPKKKVTFYLLYCVATAVIGSLQFGYNTGVINAPEQKLRRFFQNVSMERYGEPFSSGTNTMVWSFAVAIFSVGGMVGSFSVGVMVTKFGRRKSMLISNFLAVLGGGLMGISSVSKSFELVIVGRLIIGVFCGLCTGLTPMYVGEISPTAVRGAFGTLHQLGVVIGILVAQIFGLEFLLGSDTLWPVLLALTVLPAIVQSIMLPFCPESPRYLLIVLNQEEEARKALVRLRGVDDVSDDIQEMKEEGMKMAMEKKVTIPELFRSPNYRQPIIIAIVLQLSQQLSGINAVFYYSTGIFDTAGVTQPIYATIGAGVVNTVFTVVSLFLVERAGRRTLHLIGLGGMAIFALIMTISLVLVKTTPSLSYLAIVAVFGFVASFEMGPGPIPWFIVAELFSQGPRPAAMAVSGFSNWTANFLVGLGFPKLEELCGPYVFIIFTVLLILFFIFTYLRVPETRGRTFDDISQGFAASAGKPSTEPAPLSPTDKVPMMNLP from the exons ATGGAGCGGATGGAGGGCGATAAG CCGAAGAAGAAGGTGACCTTTTACCTTCTCTACTGCGTTGCAACAGCAGTCATCGGCTCGTTACAGTTTGGCTACAACACCGGGGTCATCAATGCACCAGAgcag AAATTGCGTAGGTTTTTCCAGAATGTGTCGATGGAGCGGTACGGGGAGCCATTCAGCTCAGGAACCAACACCATGGTGTGGAGCTTTGCTGTGGCCATCTTCAGTGTGGGAGGCATGGTCGGGTCTTTCTCTGTCGGAGTCATGGTCACCAAATTTGGCAG GCGTAAGTCCATGCTGATATCTAACTTCCTAGCTGTTCTCGGGGGGGGTCTGATGGGTATTTCGTCCGTGTCTAAATCTTTTGAGTTGGTCATTGTCGGCCGGTTGATCATCGGAGTGTTCTGCGGACTGTGCACGGGACTGACACCCATGTACGTTGGCGAGATCTCTCCCACTGCTGTCAGAGGAGCCTTCGGCACGCTGCACCAGCTCGGTGTAGTTATTGGCATCCTGGTGGCACAG ATCTTCGGTCTGGAGTTTCTGCTTGGCTCAGACACTCTGTGGCCTGTGCTGCTGGCTCTGACCGTCCTGCCCGCCATAGTGCAGAGCATCATGCTGCCCTTCTGCCCTGAAAGCCCGCGCTACCTGCTCATTGTCCTCAACCAGGAGGAGGAGGCAAGGAAAG CGCTGGTGCGTCTGCGTGGCGTTGATGATGTGAGTGATGATATTCAGGAGATGAAGGAAGAAGGGATGAAGATGGCCATGGAGAAGAAAGTGACCATCCCCGAACTCTTCCGCTCCCCAAACTACCGTCAACCGATCATCATCGCTATAGtcctccagctctctcagcAGCTGTCTGGCATCAACGCT GTGTTTTACTACTCCACAGGTATATTTGACACAGCTGGTGTTACTCAACCCATATACGCCACCATAGGAGCTGGAGTTGTCAACACTGTGTTTACTGTTGTCTCT CTCTTCCTGGTCGAACGGGCGGGACGAAGGACGTTGCACCTGATTGGTCTGGGTGGAATGGCTATCTTTGCCCTCATTATGACGATCTCCCTGGTTTTGGTG AAGACCACCCCGTCTCTGAGCTACCTGGCCATTGTGGCTGTGTTCGGCTTTGTTGCCAGTTTTGAGATGGGTCCAGGTCCCATCCCCTGGTTCATCGTGGCTGAACTCTTCTCCCAGGGGCCCCGGCCTGCTGCCATGGCCGTCTCTGGTTTCTCCAACTGGACTGCCAACTTCCTGGTGGGGCTGGGTTTCCCTAAACTGGAG GAACTTTGTGGTCCTTACGTCTTCATCATCTTTACGGTCCTCCTCATCCTGTTCTTCATCTTCACCTACCTGCGAGTGCCTGAGACCAGAGGAAGGACCTTTGATGACATTTCTCAGGGATTCGCTGCCAGTGCAGGGAAACCCTCAACAGAGCCTGCACCCTTGTCCCCCACAGACAAGGTTCCCATGATGAATCTTCCTTAG